A single window of Marinobacter sp. LA51 DNA harbors:
- a CDS encoding methyl-accepting chemotaxis protein, translating to MQRFISNTSVKVKLLSAFGLVLFLIACTALFSYSAFQDVFDRIDKTSSVSTINNYLDEARFNEKNYFLRGQSRYIDDTNQAIDSASAVAAAAEVRFETPSKKEGMRLIQKDLSDYRDAFQRMVEQKTASETALNSMEARAREAVDGFVELEQFFQTRSQQQLSAGQELKARETMLKVRRSGELAREMLDARRIEKNFVLSESSDDAAALKKRLSAIQEGTEELADYATTQVAKDRIAELGQAISAYEKTFSTLIQNIANMTQDEAHVTELARDSRKQVELAVASEQAAMAKTRDSALMILLLATVVAVVVGTGSALLITRAIVNPLEQLIAHASKVADGDLSHNIETDRKDDLGKLMMAMQVMTENLRHMVKEVSEGISQIASSAEELSAVTQQTRAGATQQRDQTDQVATAMNEMTATIQEVAQNAEAAAHSASDSDTRAKEGYKVVSTAMSKIETLSQNIDDTAGQISKLRDDSANIGSILDVIRDIAEQTNLLALNAAIEAARAGEQGRGFAVVADEVRALARRTHDSTGEIETLVKNLQQGAYNAVESMHSNSESAESSVHTSRTAGEALSSIADSAATIQSMNQQIATAVEEQTSVAEEISENVISIREVTDQNASANDQIAVSSNDLAQLGSDLKRISGRFKL from the coding sequence ATGCAGCGTTTCATATCGAACACCTCGGTAAAAGTTAAGCTTTTATCGGCTTTTGGTCTCGTGCTTTTCTTAATTGCCTGCACCGCCCTATTCTCTTATTCAGCTTTCCAGGATGTATTTGACCGGATTGATAAAACCAGCTCCGTTTCCACAATAAACAATTACCTTGACGAAGCCCGTTTCAACGAAAAAAACTATTTTCTTCGTGGCCAATCCCGCTACATCGATGACACCAATCAAGCCATTGATTCTGCCAGCGCCGTCGCCGCAGCTGCCGAGGTCCGATTTGAGACTCCGAGCAAAAAAGAAGGTATGAGACTCATTCAAAAGGACCTTTCGGATTATCGCGACGCATTCCAGAGGATGGTTGAGCAAAAAACCGCCAGCGAAACCGCTCTGAATTCAATGGAAGCCCGTGCCCGAGAGGCGGTCGACGGTTTCGTGGAACTAGAGCAGTTCTTCCAGACTCGATCACAACAACAACTATCAGCGGGTCAGGAATTGAAGGCGCGAGAGACCATGCTCAAGGTCCGCCGTTCAGGTGAGTTAGCTCGGGAAATGTTAGACGCCCGTCGCATCGAAAAGAACTTCGTACTGTCCGAAAGCTCCGACGATGCAGCAGCATTGAAAAAGCGCCTGTCAGCTATTCAGGAAGGCACCGAAGAACTTGCAGACTATGCCACCACCCAAGTCGCAAAGGACCGGATTGCCGAACTCGGACAAGCCATCAGTGCCTACGAGAAAACCTTTTCCACACTAATCCAGAACATCGCAAACATGACTCAGGATGAAGCCCATGTTACCGAGCTTGCACGAGACTCTCGGAAACAGGTAGAGCTGGCCGTGGCGAGCGAGCAGGCCGCCATGGCGAAGACCAGGGACAGCGCATTAATGATCCTGCTTCTCGCCACAGTCGTCGCCGTGGTTGTCGGCACCGGATCGGCACTGTTGATCACCCGTGCCATTGTAAATCCTTTAGAGCAACTCATCGCCCACGCCAGCAAGGTGGCTGATGGTGACTTATCTCACAACATAGAAACTGATCGAAAGGACGACCTGGGCAAGCTAATGATGGCGATGCAGGTCATGACCGAGAATCTCCGGCACATGGTCAAGGAAGTATCAGAGGGCATTTCACAGATTGCCAGTTCCGCCGAGGAGTTGTCGGCAGTTACTCAGCAGACCAGAGCCGGCGCAACACAGCAGCGGGACCAGACTGATCAAGTCGCCACAGCGATGAATGAAATGACAGCCACCATCCAGGAGGTCGCTCAGAATGCAGAAGCGGCTGCCCACTCTGCTTCCGATTCGGACACTCGCGCTAAAGAGGGGTATAAGGTGGTATCCACAGCGATGAGTAAGATCGAAACCTTATCTCAGAACATTGATGACACGGCAGGACAAATCTCCAAGCTAAGAGATGACAGTGCAAACATTGGCTCCATACTGGATGTCATTCGCGACATTGCCGAACAGACGAATCTGCTGGCATTAAACGCAGCAATCGAAGCAGCTCGGGCCGGTGAACAGGGGCGTGGATTTGCGGTCGTTGCTGACGAAGTTCGTGCGCTGGCGCGTCGAACTCACGATTCCACTGGGGAAATTGAAACTCTGGTCAAGAACCTTCAGCAAGGTGCCTACAACGCAGTCGAAAGCATGCACAGCAACAGTGAGAGCGCGGAGTCGTCAGTCCACACCTCTCGCACAGCCGGGGAAGCTCTCTCCAGCATTGCCGATTCCGCTGCGACCATTCAGTCAATGAATCAACAGATTGCAACTGCCGTAGAGGAACAGACGTCGGTCGCCGAGGAGATCAGCGAAAACGTCATCAGTATTCGCGAAGTAACCGACCAAAACGCCTCCGCCAACGACCAAATCGCTGTCTCATCCAACGATCTGGCTCAGCTTGGCAGTGACCTCAAGCGGATTTCCGGACGTTTCAAATTGTGA